Proteins from a single region of Streptomyces sp. HUAS 15-9:
- a CDS encoding lytic transglycosylase domain-containing protein, protein MTAHFGRGLYKGAATTAVAAAAVAALSGSQAPGVTSDDDGRQSATGATSPAPEAGADGTANATGNSPYYTDLPPLSSPNPSPSSTAGTPVAQGDAESGIPATVLDAYKKAAAELRGSKPGCNLPWQLLAAIGKVESGQARGGRIDANGTTLGRILGPELDGNGFALIKDTDNGRYDGNSEYDQAVGPMQFIPSTWAWAGRDGNDDGVKDPNNVYDAALAAGHYLCRNGWDLSAQADMSRAILSYNNSQDYLNTVLSWFEYYRKGSHSVPDGTGSLPSGRSDDHPRQNSKPAEETPSPGRPSHDTSPSPSPNPSKPSQTPPTPTETVDHLEDAGTAKLTAMAGHAFTKKISTRAETKAGKAVGKVRIRFSIVGDTDTTFTGGESVATVVSDSKGVAVAPALQAGEKTGDFTVRATIVGRSVSAPDYRATVTPHAADALARTSDTALTCTPGGEFADRVEVKATYKGAVADKVAATATLIKSADDATENDKGPYFKDADGKAVRTLTDLKTDANGQIELPKLYADDATGTFLLRITTTGGATLTVELTVAAADPSPSPSPSTSTSPSASPSA, encoded by the coding sequence ATGACGGCGCATTTCGGCAGGGGGCTGTACAAGGGGGCGGCGACGACCGCCGTGGCCGCGGCAGCGGTCGCGGCCCTCTCCGGGTCCCAGGCCCCGGGTGTCACGTCCGACGACGACGGCAGACAGTCCGCCACCGGTGCCACCAGCCCGGCGCCCGAGGCGGGGGCCGACGGCACGGCCAACGCCACCGGCAACTCGCCGTACTACACGGACCTTCCGCCGCTCAGCAGTCCGAACCCCAGCCCGTCGTCGACCGCGGGCACCCCCGTCGCCCAGGGGGACGCCGAGTCGGGCATCCCCGCGACCGTCCTCGACGCCTACAAGAAGGCCGCGGCGGAGCTGCGGGGCTCGAAGCCGGGCTGCAACCTGCCCTGGCAACTCCTCGCCGCCATCGGCAAGGTCGAGTCGGGCCAGGCCCGCGGCGGCCGTATCGACGCGAACGGCACCACCCTCGGTCGGATCCTCGGCCCGGAGCTCGACGGCAACGGCTTCGCGCTCATCAAGGACACCGACAACGGCCGGTACGACGGCAACAGCGAGTACGACCAGGCCGTCGGCCCCATGCAGTTCATCCCGTCGACCTGGGCCTGGGCGGGCCGCGACGGCAACGACGACGGCGTCAAGGACCCCAACAACGTCTACGACGCGGCGCTCGCGGCCGGCCACTACCTGTGCCGCAACGGCTGGGACCTGTCCGCCCAGGCGGACATGAGCCGCGCGATCCTCAGCTACAACAACTCGCAGGACTACCTCAACACGGTCCTGTCGTGGTTCGAGTACTACCGCAAGGGCAGCCACTCCGTCCCCGACGGCACCGGCAGCCTGCCCTCGGGGCGCAGCGACGACCACCCCCGGCAGAACTCGAAGCCGGCCGAGGAGACGCCCAGCCCCGGCAGGCCGAGCCATGACACGAGCCCGAGTCCGAGTCCGAACCCTTCCAAGCCGTCGCAGACGCCGCCGACCCCCACCGAGACGGTGGACCACCTGGAGGACGCGGGCACCGCCAAGCTCACCGCGATGGCTGGGCATGCGTTCACCAAGAAGATCAGCACGCGTGCCGAGACCAAGGCCGGCAAGGCCGTCGGCAAGGTCAGGATCCGGTTCTCCATAGTCGGGGACACGGACACCACCTTCACCGGCGGCGAGAGCGTCGCCACGGTCGTCAGCGACAGCAAGGGCGTGGCCGTCGCACCCGCGCTCCAGGCGGGTGAGAAGACCGGCGACTTCACCGTCCGTGCCACCATCGTGGGCCGCTCGGTCAGCGCCCCCGACTACCGGGCCACGGTCACCCCGCATGCCGCCGACGCCCTCGCCCGTACCAGCGACACCGCGCTGACCTGCACTCCGGGTGGCGAGTTCGCCGACCGGGTCGAGGTGAAGGCGACGTACAAGGGCGCCGTCGCGGACAAGGTCGCGGCCACCGCGACCCTCATCAAGTCGGCGGACGACGCGACCGAGAACGACAAGGGCCCCTACTTCAAGGACGCCGACGGCAAGGCCGTACGCACCCTCACGGACCTCAAGACGGACGCGAACGGCCAGATCGAGCTGCCGAAGCTGTACGCGGACGATGCCACCGGCACCTTCCTGCTCCGCATCACCACCACCGGTGGCGCCACGCTGACCGTCGAACTGACGGTCGCCGCGGCCGACCCTTCGCCCAGCCCTTCGCCCAGCACCTCCACGAGCCCGTCCGCCAGTCCTTCGGCGTAG